A region from the Hydra vulgaris chromosome 08, alternate assembly HydraT2T_AEP genome encodes:
- the LOC136084065 gene encoding uncharacterized protein LOC136084065 isoform X2 has translation MRIAHCFVVFRFLNYNLLIAKQFIEKMPKSKSRKTRLENSLKYGGLPSEMPSADLPTFCQVIQFFYFTESNNQNISKQNLLEEVENSLSTLWNKVNPRLPFLQRNSILRKLRNLFERVKSINRGRCKSKSKEYQDMILDKLFDISSCTCELATVLCNDRDVKCSIINCQVEHILCLCKTRKVPSEDRAYIHDQRNKIGPKGIYQLGKANLKSGTFTPERLGQVELIDHVKMPYAHNSLIYSGHISEVSASDPDVLVNDSEEEYNPLKSSQYNLIKLDRFAMEAVRYDVSSRAAAALANALLLDYGIIKHGDLNQVVDRSKIEREKKKIMSRYGDQHDNILSNLVCLGVDGKDDKNVLQFKDVIENGETRLSRVTEKEHHLTFTNENSFKNGSYLSHKNLPSNGATGLLQSEVVYNVLKEYDSLNSVQALLLDNTNVNTGFKTGVVACLEKKLERKIHLIGCTLHHNELPFRKVFKIVDGSSKCPNKFSGPIGKQVSIDFHLNPQVKFTKIDTPVEILNIPIEVINDLSHDQRLLFEYCLGISKGFVNPIFFRRKIGPLNNARWLTLAIRIMALYTRTEALSLEHVRLVNFIVQVYAYIWFLIKRSSKFMDSPSIFFKMTEQIRKQDEEIQNICFKNLKKNSYCLLPENFLYCMLRDEDSNIREQALLVIKKLRTSKDKECRVTNIANVDINFQATSWTELIDFKKSSEPASTIWLKDDQIDALIATKEVPNLPEFPSHAQSIERAVKLVTEASHQVYGREARHKYILTKLKSREIRPHFETKNDFVFF, from the exons ATGCGCATTGCGcattgttttgttgtttttagatttttaaattataatttattaatagcaaaacaatttatagaaaaaatgcCTAAGAGCAAATCCAGGAAAACTCGTTtggaaaatagtttaaaatacgGAGGCCTCCCATCAGAAATGCCTTCAGCTGATCTTCCAACATTTTGTCAAgtaattcagtttttttattttactgaaagCAATAACCAAAATATTTCCAAACAGAATCTACTAGAAGAGGTTGAGAATTCTCTTAGTACTTTGTGGAATAAAGTAAACCCACGTCTACCTTTTCTTCAGAGAAATTCAATcttaagaaaattaagaaatctttttgaaaGAGTAAAATCTATAAACCGAGGACGTTGTAAATCTAAAAGTAAGGAGTATCAAGATATGATTTTAGATAAACTCTTTGATATATCATCATGTACTTGTGAATTAGCGACTGTTTTATGTAATGACAGGGATGTTAAGTGTAGCATCATCAATTGCCAAGTAGAGCACATCTTGTGTCTTTGTAAAACTAGAAAg gtCCCTTCTGAAGACAGGGCATATATTCATGACCAGAGAAACAAGATTGGTCCAAAAGGTATTTATCAGCTAGGAAAGGCTAATTTAAAATCTGGTACATTTACTCCGGAAAGGTTAGGTCAAGTAGAGCTTATAGATCATGTTAAAATGCCTTATGCTCATAACTCATTGATTTATTCTGGTCACATATCTGAAGTTTCAGCATCCGATCCAGATGTTTTg GTAAATGATTCTGAGGAAGAATATAATCCATTAAAAAGTTctcaatataatttaattaaacttgataGATTTGCAATGGAGGCTGTCag GTATGATGTCTCATCTCGTGCTGCAGCTGCACTAGCGAATGCTCTACTTCTAGATTATGGAATCATTAAACATGGAGATTTGAATCAAGTTGTAGATCGAAGCAAAATTGAGAG AGAGAAGAAGAAAATAATGTCAAGATATGGTGATCAAcatgataatattttaagtaacttGGTGTGTTTGGGTGTTGATGGTAAAGATGATAAAAATGTTCTTCAGTTTAAGGATGTCATTGAAAATGGAGAAACTCGCTTGTCAAGAGTTACTGAAAAAGAacatcatttaacttttactaatgaaaatagttttaaaaatggttcaTATCTCTCTCATAAAAATCTTCCATCAAATGGTGCAACTGGTTTACTTCAAAGTGAAGTTGTATATAATGTTCTGAAAGAGTATGATAGTTTAAATTCAGTACAAGCTCTTCTTCTTGATAATACAAATGTCAACACAGGTTTCAAAACTGGAGTTGTTGCATGTTTAGAAAagaaattagaaagaaaaatacaCCTTATCGGATGTACTTTGCATCACAATGAACTTCCATTTCGAAAAGTATTCAAAATAGTTGATGGCAGTTCAAAGTGTCCAAATAAATTTTCAGGACCTATTGGAAAGCAAGTTTCTATAGATTTCCATCTTAACCCACAAGTGAAGTTTACCAAAATTGATACTCCAGTGGAGATACTAAATATTCCCATTGAAGTAATTAATGATTTAAGTCACGATCAAAGactattatttgaatattgTCTTGGAATTTCTAAAGGATTTGTTAATCCcatattttttagaagaaaaattggTCCACTAAACAACGCAAGATGGTTGACTTTAGCAATTCGAATCATGGCTTTGTATACTCGCACTGAAGCACTAAGTCTAGAGCATGTAAGGCTTGTGAATTTTATTGTACAAGTGTATGCATACATTTGGTTTCTTATCAAAAGGTCTTCTAAATTTATGGATTCTCCGAGTATATTCTTTAAAATGACAGAACAGATAAGAAAGCAAGATGAGGAAATAcagaatatttgttttaaaaatctaaaaaaaaattcatattgtCTATTGCCTgagaactttttatattgtatgCTTAGAGATGAAGATTCTAACATAAGGGAACAGGCATTACTAGTCATTAAAAAACTCAGGACAAGTAAAGATAAAGAATGCCGTGTTACAAATATTGCTAATGTTGACATAAACTTTCAAGCAACTTCTTGGACAGAATTAATTGACTTTAAGAAAAGCAGTGAACCGGCATCAACAATATGGTTGAAGGATGACCAAATCGATGCACTAATTGCAACTAAAGAAGTTCCAAACTTACCTGAATTTCCTTCTCATGCGCAGAGCATAGAACGCGCTGTCAAATTAGTTACAGAGGCTAGTCACCAAGTATATGGCAGGGAAGCTcgtcataaatatattttgaccaAACTAAAATCCAGGGAAATTCGACCacattttgaaactaaaaacgactttgtgtttttttaa